A DNA window from Thalassospiraceae bacterium LMO-JJ14 contains the following coding sequences:
- the hemH gene encoding ferrochelatase, with protein sequence MKTAVILFNLGGPDNPEAVQPFLFNLFSDPAIISLPQPFRWMLAKLISKRRAPIARDIYANIGGKSPLLELTGEQSDALQAQCPDLGEVKTFICMRYWHPMSDAVAMDVKKFAPDKIILLPLYPQYSTTTSASSINDWKRAAKSVGLSCPSVEICCYPEQDGWIDAQASLIKTAYASADGATKPRILFSAHGLPKKVIAAGDPYQWQVEQTTKAVVDQLGIDGLDWIVCYQSQVGPLEWIGPSTDDEIKRAGKEGVPLIVVPIAFVSEHSETLVELDIEYRELAEENGVPGYSRVPAVGTHPSFVSALASLVRKAAHADGPRISGKNGRICPGTCTKCAWA encoded by the coding sequence ATGAAAACGGCTGTCATCCTGTTCAATCTGGGAGGTCCGGATAATCCGGAAGCGGTACAGCCGTTCCTGTTCAACCTGTTCAGCGACCCGGCGATCATATCGTTGCCGCAACCTTTCCGATGGATGCTGGCAAAGCTCATTTCCAAACGCCGCGCGCCCATCGCGCGCGATATTTATGCAAATATCGGCGGCAAGTCGCCGCTTCTGGAACTGACCGGCGAACAATCCGATGCCCTGCAGGCGCAATGTCCGGATCTTGGTGAGGTGAAAACCTTCATTTGCATGCGCTATTGGCACCCGATGAGCGATGCGGTGGCGATGGACGTCAAAAAATTCGCGCCGGACAAGATTATTCTGCTGCCTCTGTATCCGCAGTATTCGACGACGACCAGTGCTTCATCCATCAACGACTGGAAACGTGCCGCTAAAAGTGTGGGATTATCCTGCCCAAGCGTGGAGATCTGCTGCTATCCCGAACAGGACGGCTGGATCGATGCCCAGGCCAGTCTGATCAAAACCGCCTATGCATCGGCCGACGGCGCAACAAAACCGCGGATCCTTTTTTCCGCACACGGTTTGCCGAAAAAAGTTATCGCCGCGGGCGATCCGTATCAATGGCAGGTCGAGCAAACCACGAAAGCGGTGGTCGATCAGCTCGGGATCGATGGTCTGGACTGGATTGTCTGTTACCAGAGCCAGGTCGGGCCGCTGGAATGGATAGGACCGTCGACCGACGATGAAATCAAGCGCGCCGGGAAGGAAGGGGTTCCGCTGATTGTCGTGCCGATCGCCTTTGTTTCCGAACATTCGGAAACGCTGGTTGAACTGGATATCGAATACAGGGAACTTGCCGAAGAAAACGGCGTGCCGGGATATAGCCGTGTTCCGGCTGTCGGCACGCACCCGTCGTTTGTCTCGGCGCTGGCGAGCCTCGTGCGAAAGGCTGCTCATGCGGACGGCCCGAGAATTTCCGGCAAGAATGGACGAATTTGCCCCGGCACGTGTACGAAATGCGCCTGGGCCTGA
- the hemJ gene encoding protoporphyrinogen oxidase HemJ translates to MFDGTVYLWLKALHIIAVIAWMAGLLYLPRLYVYHAAAEPGSELSETLKIMERRLLRAIMNPAMLVALIAGGILLTYQDFSSGWLHVKLLCIAGLLAMHMMMGKWRKDFEADRNTRSDKFYRFANEVPTILMIVIVVMAVVKPF, encoded by the coding sequence ATGTTTGATGGCACGGTATATCTCTGGCTCAAGGCTTTGCACATCATTGCCGTCATCGCATGGATGGCGGGATTACTGTATCTGCCCAGGCTTTATGTCTATCACGCAGCGGCGGAACCGGGTTCGGAATTGTCGGAAACCCTGAAAATCATGGAACGCCGGCTTTTGCGCGCGATCATGAACCCGGCGATGCTGGTGGCGTTGATCGCCGGCGGTATTTTGCTGACCTATCAGGATTTCTCGTCGGGCTGGCTGCATGTGAAACTGCTGTGCATCGCCGGTTTGCTGGCCATGCACATGATGATGGGCAAGTGGCGCAAGGACTTCGAAGCCGACAGAAATACCCGGTCCGATAAATTTTACCGCTTCGCCAACGAGGTGCCGACGATCCTCATGATCGTGATCGTCGTGATGGCCGTCGTGAAGCCATTCTGA